One Caretta caretta isolate rCarCar2 chromosome 6, rCarCar1.hap1, whole genome shotgun sequence genomic region harbors:
- the PSMA1 gene encoding proteasome subunit alpha type-1 has product MFRNQYDNDVTVWSPQGRIHQIEYAMEAVKQGSATVGLKSKTHAVLVALKRAQSELAAHQKKILYVDNHIGISIAGLTADARLLCNFMRQECLDSRFVFDRPLPVSRLVSLIGSKTQIPTQRYGRRPYGVGLLIAGYDDMGPHIFQTCPSANYFDCRAMSIGARSQSARTYLERHMAEFVDCNLNELVKHGLRALRETLPAEQDLTTKNVSIGIVGKEMEFTIYDDDDVAPFLEGLEERPQRKLAPPAEEPAEKAEEPMEH; this is encoded by the exons ATG TTTCGCAACCAGTATGACAATGATGTCACTGTCTGGAGCCCTCAG GGCCGAATTCATCAAATAGAATATGCTATGGAAGCTGTCAAGCAAGGCTCAGCTACGGTGGGGCTGAAGTCAAAAACCCATGCTGTTCTGGTTGCTCTAAAG AGAGCACAGTCTGAATTGGCAGCTCATCAGAAAAAAATCCTGTATGTTGACAACCATATTGGCATCTCAATTGCTGGGCTTACTGCTGATGCAAGACTGTTGTG taatttcatgcgTCAGGAGTGTCTGGATTCTAGATTTGTGTTTGACAGACCTCTCCCAGTGTCCCGTCTAGTGTCTCTAATTGGAAGCA AAACCCAGATACCAACACAGCGATATGGCAGAAGACCATATGGTGTAGGACTGCTCATTGCAGGTTATGAT GATATGGGTCCTCACATCTTCCAAACTTGTCCTTCTGCAAACTATTTTGACTGCAGAGCTATGTCCATTGGTGCTCGTTCACAGTCCGCCCGAACTTATTTGGAGAGACACATGGCTGAGTTTGTTGACT GTAACCTGAATGAGCTAGTTAAACATGGTCTGCGGGCTCTCAGAGAGACCCTTCCTGCAGAACAGGATCTGACTACCAAG AATGTTTCCATTGGAATTGTTGGCAAAGAAATGGAGTTTACTatctatgatgatgatgatgtggcGCCATTCCTGGAGGGACTTGAAGAAAGACCACAGAGGAAG CTTGCTCCACCTGCTGAGGAacctgcagaaaaggcagaagaacCAATGGAACACTAA